The Cylindrospermopsis curvispora GIHE-G1 genome contains a region encoding:
- a CDS encoding DUF1016 N-terminal domain-containing protein, with amino-acid sequence MAEKSKKDIQSTLSPVEYSQLLLEVKERVRTAQYAALKAVNTELVGLYWDMGKMIVERQKDSGWGKSVVERLSADLQEKFPGIRGFSVQNLWYMRQYYLEFSGDEKLQPLVGEIAWELEKAIIPRIKELKGQLPSSEAISNLLEGIYD; translated from the coding sequence ATGGCTGAGAAATCTAAGAAAGATATCCAATCAACTCTATCTCCAGTCGAGTATTCCCAACTCCTACTAGAGGTCAAAGAACGAGTTCGCACAGCCCAGTATGCAGCCCTCAAAGCCGTAAATACTGAGCTGGTAGGATTATATTGGGACATGGGCAAAATGATCGTGGAGCGACAAAAAGATAGTGGATGGGGGAAATCCGTGGTAGAAAGGCTATCTGCTGATCTCCAGGAAAAATTCCCCGGTATCAGAGGGTTTTCCGTACAAAATCTCTGGTATATGCGCCAATATTACCTGGAGTTTAGTGGGGATGAAAAACTCCAACCACTGGTTGGAGAAATTGCATGGGAACTAGAAAAAGCCATTATCCCCCGAATAAAGGAACTAAAAGGTCAATTACCT
- the pglX gene encoding BREX-1 system adenine-specific DNA-methyltransferase PglX, with the protein MDTTRLKRFAQFARRSLIEQVSSKLNHIIAEDSVARRESAEAVNKLEQQIKEQGKQQVIEQVAYIWFNRFCALRFMDLNGYTTTAIISPLEGQFQPEVLAEAKMGHIDEDMMPIAKTRNHVLTLLNGTSTSRDPQTEAYRLLLVAACNYWHGAMPFLFQRIQDYTELLLPDDLLSGKSILAYTREAMTPDVGQDVEVIGWLYQYYISEKKDEVFEGLKKNKKITPENIPAATQLFTPHWIVRYLVENSLGRLWMLNRPHSPLVERMEYYIKPEVPESDFLPIENPEEIKICDPACGSGHILVYAFELLYAIYEEEGYEPSEIPGKILTHNLYGVEIDERAGELAAFALVMKAREKYRRFLRKPFQPNICVLQKVIFEKDELKRYMDFIGRDLFTYKVQSTLHEFEEADNFGSLIRPTATDVGGIVAMLKGKNVSGQLLFYQTHQKVLQVLKQADYLSSKYHVVVANPPYMGGKGMNSRLGAWVKDNYPDSKGDLFAVFIERGLQLLPRLGYSAMVTMQSWMFLSSYEKLRQHLMEETSVECMVHMGNMVMGIAFGTAATIWKVGGTPSSKGAFCYVEYEDIGDENKPLEFPPKNSRNREAIKNPNCGWFFRASAADFKKIPGSPVAYWVSEQMRQVFYSGTVLKEIGDTRQGMATSDNNRFLRFWSEVSINKSCLDANSCNDASQLPKKWFPYNKGGDFRKWYGNSEFFVNWENNGQELLSYATSLYGSPTRTIKSISQYFKSCISWSKISSGNLAMRFYPNGYLFDVAGCCIFSEKHTDLMFLLGYSNTIMVRRLLASISPTLNFEAGQIAILPILELDRTKFDNLPRELISRAKLDWDSYETSWNFTKLPLLDPSYRQTTLQTTYQKLRDQWQQTTLEMQRLEEENNRIFILAYGLQDELTPEVPLNEITLTCNPHYRYDHTKPQTELETLLLADTIKEYISYAVGCMFGRYSLDQPGLILANQGETLPDYLQQIPNPTFTPTKNNVIPILDGQWFTDDMSDRFRQFLRLTFGEEHYEENLKFIEKALGKDIRKYFLKDFYNDHIKRYKKRPIYWLFSSPKSNFNALIYLHRYRPDTVSIVLNDYLREFRAKLEARQNHLKRVEVSADASQSEKTKAVKEINKLATIIEELDDYEREILYPLAIEQIHIDLDDGVKANYPKFGLALKKIPGLETKEED; encoded by the coding sequence ATGGATACAACTAGACTCAAAAGATTTGCCCAATTTGCCCGTCGCAGCCTAATTGAACAGGTTTCTAGTAAATTAAATCATATAATAGCTGAAGACAGTGTAGCTCGTCGCGAAAGCGCAGAAGCAGTAAATAAGCTAGAACAGCAAATTAAAGAACAGGGAAAACAACAGGTCATTGAGCAGGTGGCTTATATCTGGTTTAACCGATTCTGTGCCCTGCGGTTTATGGATTTAAATGGCTATACCACCACCGCCATTATATCCCCTTTAGAGGGACAGTTCCAACCAGAGGTTTTGGCTGAAGCTAAGATGGGGCATATTGATGAGGATATGATGCCCATAGCTAAAACTAGAAATCATGTCTTGACCTTACTAAACGGAACTTCTACCAGCCGAGACCCACAAACGGAAGCCTATCGCCTCCTACTGGTAGCTGCTTGTAACTACTGGCATGGAGCTATGCCTTTTCTTTTTCAGCGCATTCAAGATTACACTGAGCTGTTGTTACCCGATGATTTACTATCAGGAAAATCAATTCTCGCCTATACCCGCGAGGCCATGACTCCTGATGTTGGTCAGGATGTGGAGGTGATTGGGTGGTTGTATCAGTATTATATCTCAGAGAAGAAGGATGAGGTATTTGAGGGATTAAAAAAGAATAAGAAGATTACGCCAGAGAATATTCCCGCAGCGACCCAGCTTTTTACCCCCCACTGGATTGTTAGATATTTGGTGGAAAATTCCTTGGGTCGGTTGTGGATGCTGAATCGTCCCCATTCTCCATTGGTGGAGCGCATGGAATATTATATCAAACCAGAAGTACCTGAATCTGATTTTCTCCCCATTGAAAATCCGGAGGAGATTAAGATATGTGATCCGGCCTGCGGTAGCGGACATATATTGGTATATGCCTTTGAGCTGCTGTATGCCATTTATGAAGAGGAAGGTTATGAACCATCTGAGATTCCTGGTAAGATTCTCACCCATAACCTTTATGGTGTGGAAATTGATGAACGAGCAGGGGAGTTGGCAGCGTTTGCATTGGTGATGAAGGCCCGGGAGAAATATCGGCGGTTCTTGCGTAAGCCTTTCCAACCGAATATTTGCGTATTGCAAAAGGTGATATTTGAGAAGGATGAGCTAAAGAGGTACATGGATTTTATAGGGCGGGATCTGTTTACATATAAGGTGCAAAGCACCCTACATGAGTTTGAAGAGGCTGATAATTTTGGCTCTCTCATTCGTCCCACAGCGACAGATGTGGGAGGGATAGTGGCCATGTTGAAAGGGAAGAATGTTTCTGGGCAACTGCTTTTTTACCAGACCCATCAGAAGGTTTTGCAAGTGTTAAAGCAGGCAGATTATTTGAGTTCTAAGTATCATGTAGTGGTGGCTAATCCCCCCTATATGGGTGGGAAGGGGATGAATAGCAGGTTGGGGGCGTGGGTTAAAGATAATTATCCTGACAGCAAGGGGGATTTATTTGCTGTGTTTATTGAGCGAGGACTACAGCTACTGCCAAGACTAGGTTACAGTGCAATGGTTACTATGCAGAGTTGGATGTTTCTCTCGTCTTATGAAAAATTACGACAGCACCTAATGGAAGAAACCTCGGTAGAATGTATGGTTCACATGGGAAACATGGTGATGGGTATTGCCTTTGGAACAGCAGCAACAATCTGGAAAGTTGGGGGAACACCGTCTTCAAAAGGTGCGTTCTGTTATGTGGAGTACGAAGACATAGGAGATGAAAATAAGCCATTAGAATTTCCTCCCAAAAACTCTCGCAATCGTGAAGCCATTAAAAATCCCAATTGCGGTTGGTTTTTCCGTGCTTCTGCTGCTGATTTTAAGAAGATTCCGGGGAGTCCGGTAGCATATTGGGTGAGTGAACAGATGCGCCAAGTTTTTTATTCCGGAACGGTTCTTAAAGAAATCGGCGATACTCGCCAAGGTATGGCAACGAGTGATAACAACCGATTCTTGAGGTTTTGGTCAGAAGTTAGCATTAATAAGTCCTGCTTAGATGCAAATAGCTGCAATGATGCATCACAATTACCCAAGAAGTGGTTTCCATACAACAAAGGTGGTGATTTCAGAAAATGGTATGGCAATTCGGAGTTTTTTGTTAACTGGGAAAATAATGGGCAAGAACTGCTAAGTTATGCTACCTCTCTATATGGAAGCCCGACGCGGACAATAAAAAGTATATCTCAATATTTTAAATCGTGTATAAGTTGGTCTAAGATATCCAGCGGTAATTTAGCCATGCGATTTTATCCTAATGGATATCTTTTCGATGTCGCTGGATGCTGTATCTTCTCCGAAAAACATACAGATCTAATGTTTTTACTGGGATACTCCAATACCATAATGGTCAGAAGGTTATTAGCAAGTATTTCGCCAACTCTAAACTTTGAAGCAGGTCAAATAGCTATATTGCCCATATTGGAGTTGGATAGAACTAAATTTGACAATCTCCCGAGAGAGTTGATTAGTAGAGCAAAATTAGACTGGGACTCCTATGAAACCTCCTGGAACTTCACCAAACTCCCCCTCCTCGACCCCAGCTACCGCCAAACCACCCTCCAAACCACCTACCAAAAACTCCGCGATCAATGGCAGCAAACAACCCTAGAAATGCAACGCCTAGAAGAAGAAAATAACCGCATATTTATCTTGGCGTACGGACTCCAAGACGAACTCACCCCCGAAGTTCCCCTGAACGAAATCACCCTCACCTGTAACCCCCACTACCGCTACGACCACACCAAACCCCAAACCGAACTAGAAACCCTTCTCCTCGCGGACACCATCAAAGAATACATCTCCTACGCAGTAGGGTGCATGTTTGGACGCTACTCCCTCGACCAACCAGGACTCATCCTCGCCAACCAAGGAGAAACCCTCCCAGACTACCTCCAACAAATCCCCAATCCCACCTTTACCCCCACAAAAAACAACGTTATCCCCATTCTCGATGGCCAATGGTTCACCGACGATATGAGCGATCGCTTCCGCCAATTCCTGCGCCTTACCTTTGGTGAAGAACACTACGAAGAAAACCTAAAATTCATCGAAAAAGCCCTAGGCAAAGATATCCGCAAATACTTCCTCAAAGACTTCTACAACGACCACATCAAACGCTACAAAAAACGCCCCATCTACTGGCTTTTCTCCTCCCCCAAAAGCAACTTCAACGCCCTCATCTACCTACACCGCTATCGCCCAGATACAGTCAGTATAGTGCTAAACGATTACCTGCGGGAATTCCGAGCCAAACTAGAAGCCCGTCAAAATCACCTCAAACGAGTTGAAGTAAGTGCTGATGCCTCCCAGTCAGAGAAAACCAAAGCAGTCAAAGAAATCAACAAACTTGCTACCATAATCGAAGAGCTCGATGACTACGAACGAGAGATCCTCTATCCCCTGGCCATAGAGCAAATCCACATTGACCTGGATGACGGTGTCAAGGCAAATTACCCAAAATTTGGGTTAGCTTTAAAGAAAATCCCGGGATTGGAGACAAAGGAGGAGGACTAA
- a CDS encoding DUF433 domain-containing protein encodes MTPASNRKTDIIRTERGLTIAGTRITLYDVMDYVTENYPPKFIRAMLDLTHGQVNAALSYIETYREEVDAEYQLVLKEGEELRQYYEEQNRERVARIAAKPPKPGTEAIRAKLQAEKAKFASRV; translated from the coding sequence ATGACCCCAGCATCTAATAGAAAAACTGATATCATTCGTACAGAGCGAGGATTAACGATCGCAGGTACTCGCATTACCCTGTACGATGTGATGGATTACGTAACGGAAAACTATCCACCAAAGTTTATCCGTGCTATGCTCGATCTTACCCATGGACAGGTAAATGCTGCACTATCTTATATTGAAACATACCGTGAAGAAGTTGATGCAGAGTATCAGCTTGTCCTGAAGGAAGGCGAAGAACTGAGACAGTATTACGAAGAACAAAATCGTGAGCGAGTTGCCCGTATTGCGGCTAAGCCCCCAAAACCAGGTACAGAAGCCATTCGGGCAAAACTCCAAGCAGAAAAAGCCAAGTTTGCATCACGAGTATGA
- a CDS encoding AAA family ATPase: MITHLELKNFMAFTEVKIDFSPKINVIIGKNGTGKTHLLKAAYFLSGVAPLFKNNSHISDKELVKELASALTPELLRLFLPLDAKLNKMRHHGGGAKATLEAHFAHDQQIAVSFSTRSKSLEIKIKDRNSWEQYQSKPVFFPTKEVLSFMEGFNSLYQMYQVSFDQTYQDICLLLDLPQIRPENLHEKSKWAMEELKAICGGRFIFYGGGKVTFRTEDSEYSANSIAEGICKVGMLYRLLETGALQPGVSGLLLWDEPESNMNPKLMKSLVTILLELSRNGQQIILATHDYVLLKWFDLLMDKSKGDHILFHTLYRDDESGTIKLDSVDNYIGMSPNAIADTFSDLIKQQANLKMGDLGK, encoded by the coding sequence ATGATAACACATTTAGAACTGAAAAACTTCATGGCCTTCACCGAAGTGAAAATTGATTTTTCTCCTAAGATCAACGTGATCATCGGGAAAAATGGCACAGGAAAAACCCATCTGCTCAAAGCTGCTTATTTCCTCAGTGGTGTGGCTCCCCTATTCAAAAACAATTCCCATATTAGTGACAAAGAACTTGTTAAGGAACTTGCTTCCGCCCTTACTCCTGAGCTTTTACGCCTATTTTTGCCTTTAGATGCTAAGTTAAACAAAATGCGTCACCACGGTGGAGGTGCAAAAGCCACATTAGAAGCCCACTTTGCCCATGATCAACAGATAGCTGTTAGCTTTAGCACCAGATCTAAATCCTTGGAAATCAAGATCAAGGATAGAAATAGCTGGGAACAATACCAATCCAAACCAGTTTTCTTTCCCACCAAAGAAGTCCTCTCCTTTATGGAAGGATTTAACAGTTTGTACCAGATGTACCAAGTCTCCTTTGACCAGACCTATCAAGATATTTGCCTGTTGTTAGACCTTCCCCAAATTCGTCCAGAAAACCTGCACGAAAAATCCAAATGGGCCATGGAAGAGCTGAAAGCCATCTGCGGTGGTCGATTCATTTTTTATGGAGGAGGCAAAGTCACCTTCAGAACCGAGGATTCTGAATACTCCGCTAACTCTATAGCTGAGGGTATTTGCAAAGTTGGAATGCTTTACCGTCTGTTAGAAACGGGAGCGCTTCAACCCGGTGTTAGTGGTTTGCTGTTGTGGGATGAGCCCGAATCAAACATGAATCCTAAACTAATGAAAAGTCTCGTTACCATTTTGCTAGAGCTATCACGCAATGGACAGCAAATTATTCTGGCAACCCATGATTACGTCCTACTTAAGTGGTTTGACTTACTTATGGACAAGAGTAAAGGGGATCATATTCTGTTTCATACTCTTTACCGTGACGATGAATCTGGAACCATCAAACTAGATAGTGTAGATAACTACATAGGCATGTCACCAAATGCCATTGCCGACACCTTTAGCGACCTTATCAAACAACAGGCAAACCTAAAAATGGGGGATTTAGGCAAATGA
- a CDS encoding DUF1788 domain-containing protein — MALDIETQPIQERFQHLLKVISGDRFLKKQGLGNEVPFFICPYRPEESVEMEHIQQQLTKSLNQAGLGVLEINLYNLSIELLQKRGVWEQILDIEPSVSKEQLRELLQGVLDPEKHLVPAIAEKMAQREFAVMFISGVGEVFPYIRSHNVLNNLQSTAKEHPTVMFFPGAYTHSLETGPSLDLFGRLRDDKYYRAFNIFHYEP; from the coding sequence ATGGCACTAGATATAGAAACACAACCAATACAAGAGAGATTTCAGCACCTGCTAAAAGTTATTTCTGGCGATCGCTTTCTGAAAAAGCAGGGTTTAGGAAACGAAGTGCCATTTTTTATCTGTCCCTATAGACCAGAAGAGTCAGTAGAAATGGAACACATTCAGCAACAACTTACCAAGAGCCTCAATCAAGCTGGGCTTGGCGTGCTGGAAATTAACTTGTATAATCTTTCCATTGAGCTTTTACAAAAGCGAGGTGTGTGGGAGCAAATTCTTGACATTGAGCCTTCAGTTTCTAAAGAGCAACTCAGGGAGCTACTGCAAGGGGTTCTTGATCCCGAAAAGCATCTTGTACCAGCTATTGCGGAAAAAATGGCCCAGAGGGAATTCGCTGTTATGTTTATTTCCGGGGTGGGTGAGGTATTTCCTTACATTCGCTCCCATAATGTTCTCAACAACCTCCAAAGCACTGCCAAGGAGCACCCCACGGTAATGTTCTTCCCAGGGGCCTACACCCATTCCTTAGAAACCGGTCCATCCCTGGATCTCTTTGGGCGATTGCGGGATGACAAATACTACCGAGCATTTAATATCTTTCATTACGAACCATAG
- a CDS encoding ACP S-malonyltransferase encodes MNFLVDHNLRGHSVFLAGSFTASGWLDLISIRFILFEEVGLAVTSDDRVVWRYAQANQMILITGNRSMKGKDSLEQVMWEENTPTSLPVVTIGNIDRLLSEPDYRNRCVNRLVDIVVDIEEYQGARRIFIP; translated from the coding sequence ATGAATTTTTTAGTTGATCATAACCTACGAGGGCATTCTGTTTTCCTCGCTGGGAGCTTTACTGCGAGTGGTTGGCTTGACTTGATATCGATTCGTTTTATTCTCTTTGAAGAAGTCGGTTTAGCTGTCACGAGCGATGATCGCGTTGTTTGGCGGTATGCTCAAGCCAATCAGATGATCCTGATCACCGGTAACCGAAGCATGAAAGGCAAAGATTCCCTGGAGCAAGTGATGTGGGAGGAAAATACCCCCACATCATTACCCGTCGTTACAATCGGTAATATTGATCGACTACTTTCCGAGCCAGATTATCGCAATCGCTGCGTTAATCGTTTGGTTGATATTGTAGTTGATATTGAAGAGTATCAAGGCGCAAGACGCATTTTCATCCCGTAA
- the brxC gene encoding BREX system P-loop protein BrxC: MTLKTIFQKPIDRPIEGVIKADDEASLRIEIEEYVLTNEIEKRLEEFLHAYNNYQGANGVWVSGFFGSGKSHLLKMLALLLENRSVDGIPVLHSFLPKCGENEMLRGDLKKAVSIPSKSILFNIDQKADVISKTEIDALLAVFVKVFDEMCGYYGKHGYIAQFERDLDSRGQYESFKSAYKEVAHRPWEEGREQALLESKNIAIAYGQTVGGDAIAGQGILDKYRSQYKVSIEDFAKAVFDYVEQQGKNFRLNFFVDEVGQYIADNVKLMTNLQTVAESLATKCRGRAWVMVTAQEDMDSVLGEDSRQQTNDFSKIQARFANRMKLTSQDVAEVIQKRLLMKNEVGKNVLSKLYDDQANNFKTLFDFVDGSQTYRNFQDRDHFIQSYPFIPYQFPLFQAAIQNLSAHNAFEGKHSSVGERSMLGVFQQVAIQISEYEEGQLATFDLMFEGIRSALKSSIQQAILQAERHLRNTFAIQLLKALFLVKYVREFKATQRNLCVLMFDRFNCHITDLRKRVEEGLNLLEQETYIQRHGELYEYLTDEEKDVEQEIKNTEVDKRAVAEELEKLVFDHTLKLKKIRSNSQDYPFCKKIDDRLYSRECELTIHIISPFNENAENEDNLRAQSMGRDELVVIIPPEERLMRDLIMYKQTDKYISQNVSITQKDSVKSILTDKNSQNRQRYTDLQQRVHTLLSKSKLILNGSYIEVGGDDPQNRILKGFEDLILKTYPNLQMLRGMVYTEKDLSEALNKPEQLREDTEPEQEVLASIQHNKDLGVRTTLKTLIDKFERKPYGWHHAALLHNVASLCARGKLEVRWDSNLLDGNELLKALTNTRDHMNIILEPQIDFTASQVRALKKLYTDFFNEPAPSGDAKLLGQKTATAISDLIDRLEALSTSHYPFKEKLSSAIARLRTINGKPYAWYLTDLIKQEDELLDLKEQTIDPICTFMNGLQRKIFDCAQAFVKEQEANFWRVNAPQEKKVQEILADPDCFRGDRMQQLKELVTKLREEITTRLNREIEDAVAIIESLRSKLFATAEFHVLSSGQQTEIASSFDEYIKVIKNQKLIAVIRDRKSYFEQEEYERLRQIVFCTQPGVVAEKANQYHTNQEKRLVGNWQETQSLYVSHRSIQFSFDKEWLADETDVEQYVAVMREALLAEVRSGRRVQL, encoded by the coding sequence ATGACCTTAAAGACTATTTTTCAGAAGCCAATTGACCGCCCCATTGAAGGAGTCATCAAAGCAGATGACGAAGCAAGCCTACGGATTGAAATTGAAGAATATGTACTCACTAACGAGATAGAGAAGCGACTGGAGGAATTTCTTCATGCTTACAACAATTACCAGGGTGCCAATGGGGTGTGGGTGTCAGGTTTCTTTGGTTCTGGTAAATCTCACCTGCTCAAGATGTTAGCACTGCTACTGGAAAATAGATCTGTGGATGGGATACCGGTACTACATTCCTTCCTACCCAAGTGCGGTGAAAATGAAATGCTCCGGGGTGACCTCAAAAAGGCTGTCTCCATCCCATCAAAAAGTATTCTCTTTAACATTGACCAAAAGGCTGATGTAATTAGCAAGACTGAAATAGATGCCCTCCTAGCTGTCTTTGTCAAAGTATTTGACGAGATGTGCGGCTATTATGGTAAACATGGCTACATTGCCCAATTTGAGCGGGACTTAGATAGCCGTGGTCAATATGAAAGCTTTAAATCAGCATACAAAGAAGTGGCCCATCGACCCTGGGAAGAAGGTCGGGAGCAGGCCCTGTTAGAGTCCAAAAACATTGCCATCGCCTATGGCCAAACCGTAGGTGGCGATGCGATCGCAGGTCAAGGAATTCTCGACAAGTATCGCAGTCAATACAAGGTTTCTATTGAGGACTTTGCTAAAGCGGTTTTTGACTATGTGGAGCAACAAGGGAAAAACTTCCGCTTAAACTTCTTCGTAGATGAGGTAGGGCAATACATCGCCGACAATGTAAAATTAATGACCAACCTGCAAACCGTTGCAGAAAGCCTGGCTACCAAGTGTAGGGGACGCGCTTGGGTTATGGTTACCGCCCAAGAAGATATGGACTCAGTATTAGGAGAAGATAGTCGTCAACAAACCAACGATTTTTCCAAGATTCAAGCTCGGTTTGCCAACCGGATGAAACTTACCAGCCAAGATGTTGCTGAAGTCATTCAAAAGCGACTGCTCATGAAAAATGAAGTTGGCAAGAATGTGCTCTCAAAATTATATGATGACCAAGCGAATAACTTTAAGACCCTTTTTGATTTCGTTGATGGATCCCAGACCTACCGTAATTTTCAGGATCGGGATCACTTTATCCAGAGCTATCCTTTTATACCTTACCAGTTTCCCCTTTTCCAAGCTGCCATTCAAAATCTATCAGCTCACAATGCGTTTGAAGGCAAGCACAGCTCTGTTGGAGAGCGTTCCATGTTAGGTGTTTTTCAGCAAGTTGCTATACAGATTAGTGAATATGAGGAAGGTCAACTTGCCACCTTCGACCTCATGTTTGAAGGTATCCGTTCAGCACTAAAATCCAGCATCCAGCAAGCCATTTTACAGGCGGAGCGACACCTGCGTAACACTTTTGCTATCCAGCTGTTAAAAGCCCTGTTCCTGGTCAAATATGTAAGAGAATTTAAGGCAACACAGCGCAACCTCTGTGTGTTGATGTTTGATCGGTTCAATTGCCATATCACGGACTTGCGTAAGAGAGTAGAGGAAGGACTAAACCTATTAGAGCAAGAAACCTACATCCAGCGCCACGGGGAACTCTACGAGTATCTAACGGATGAAGAAAAAGACGTGGAACAGGAGATTAAGAATACGGAGGTAGACAAAAGAGCTGTTGCTGAAGAGTTAGAAAAGCTAGTCTTCGATCACACCCTCAAGCTGAAAAAGATTCGCTCCAACTCACAGGATTATCCCTTTTGTAAAAAGATAGATGATCGTCTCTATAGTCGGGAATGTGAATTGACAATACACATCATCTCCCCGTTCAATGAAAATGCTGAGAATGAAGATAACCTGCGCGCCCAGTCCATGGGACGTGATGAACTGGTAGTGATTATACCACCAGAGGAAAGACTCATGCGCGACCTTATCATGTACAAACAGACAGATAAATATATCAGCCAGAATGTGTCCATTACCCAAAAGGATTCAGTTAAAAGCATACTCACCGATAAGAATTCCCAGAATAGGCAACGCTACACAGATCTCCAGCAACGGGTACACACATTATTGAGTAAATCAAAACTCATCCTTAATGGCAGCTATATTGAAGTAGGGGGAGATGACCCCCAGAATCGCATCCTCAAGGGATTTGAGGATCTGATCCTCAAAACCTATCCCAATTTACAAATGCTGCGCGGTATGGTTTATACGGAAAAAGATCTGTCCGAGGCACTAAACAAACCTGAACAGCTTCGTGAAGACACCGAACCAGAGCAGGAGGTGCTTGCTTCCATTCAGCACAATAAAGATCTTGGAGTAAGGACAACCCTAAAAACGCTAATAGACAAATTTGAACGTAAACCTTATGGCTGGCATCATGCAGCCCTATTGCACAATGTAGCGAGTCTTTGTGCCCGAGGTAAGCTGGAAGTACGCTGGGACAGCAATCTATTGGATGGTAATGAGCTACTCAAAGCACTAACCAACACCCGTGACCACATGAACATCATTCTTGAACCGCAAATAGATTTCACTGCTTCCCAGGTACGGGCATTAAAGAAACTATATACTGACTTTTTTAACGAACCAGCTCCCAGCGGAGATGCCAAACTACTGGGACAAAAAACCGCAACCGCCATTTCCGACTTAATTGATAGGCTTGAAGCCCTTTCTACTTCACACTATCCCTTTAAAGAAAAACTTAGTAGTGCGATCGCCAGACTGAGAACCATAAATGGCAAACCTTATGCCTGGTATCTTACAGACCTTATCAAACAAGAAGATGAACTGCTTGACCTGAAAGAACAAACCATTGATCCGATTTGTACATTTATGAACGGTTTACAGCGAAAGATATTCGATTGTGCCCAGGCGTTTGTTAAAGAGCAGGAAGCGAACTTCTGGAGAGTGAATGCTCCTCAAGAGAAAAAGGTGCAGGAAATACTCGCCGATCCCGACTGTTTCCGAGGCGATCGCATGCAGCAGTTAAAGGAATTGGTGACTAAACTGAGGGAAGAGATTACTACTCGGTTAAATAGAGAAATTGAGGATGCTGTAGCTATAATAGAATCACTACGAAGCAAACTGTTTGCTACGGCTGAGTTTCATGTCCTTAGCTCTGGTCAGCAAACTGAGATTGCTAGCTCATTTGATGAATATATAAAGGTTATCAAGAACCAGAAGCTCATCGCTGTAATCCGTGACAGAAAGAGCTACTTTGAGCAAGAGGAATACGAAAGGTTACGGCAAATAGTTTTTTGTACCCAGCCTGGTGTGGTAGCAGAGAAGGCGAATCAATACCATACTAATCAAGAAAAAAGATTAGTGGGGAATTGGCAAGAGACACAAAGTCTGTATGTAAGTCATCGTTCCATCCAGTTTAGTTTCGACAAAGAGTGGCTGGCAGATGAAACGGATGTAGAGCAGTATGTAGCTGTTATGCGGGAGGCATTATTGGCAGAAGTTCGCAGTGGGAGAAGAGTACAACTATGA